GTTACTGGGATGAACCCCTAGTGAAGATCATACACAGAATTCCCAGATCCGCCTGACTCCAGATCTCTGTTCTTGGGTTGGTCGGGTTGGCTACTTTTCTTGTTTTGACAACAAACTTGATGGGCAGCATCTTAAAGGACGAAGAGCTTATTGGGGCTCATGGTTCCGGgggacagtccatcatggtgaggaaggcaCAGTGGCAAGGCCAGTGACTGGCCGGTCACATTGcgtccagtcaggaagcagagccatGAGCACTGCTGCTCAGTACACTGTCCCCTTTTTCTCCAGTGGGGGCTCCAGCGTGTAaaatggtgccacccaccttTAGGGGCGGCCTCTCCCTTAATTAATTACCCTGACACACCCAGCCCATGATTCTTCTCTGTAATCAAGAAGttaacatgggggtgggggagtgtctTTGGATCTTTATTCTACAGACTGAGATGACTTttctaatttgaaaataaaaagggtCACACAGAAAGATGAGGGACAGCCCTGACTCAGGCCCTATTGCAGCAGAAGGAACCCTGGCTCTCCAGAGTACCTCCAGTTCTCAGAGAGCCAGAGGAGGCAGTGTTGTGTAACAAAAGGATGTTGGTCAGTCTTCTCCCCAGCTCTGTTGCCTTGGACAGTGTACAGCTTCTGCACGGGTAAGTTGGGGACATCTTCATTTTTCTAaagttaactttctttttttaagtgggGGCGGCTCAGCCTGCTGTTCTTTGCTCATTTCTCTTTAGCTGGTGAGCTCTCAAAAACCAAGAAGCTCTTGTCATAAGCCACTCTCCTGAGACTTGCTATGTGCCGACCCCATGTCACACCCTCGGTGCAAGTCTCTTGCGAGTCCTCACAGCCACCAGCCAGCCCTCGGTCATCCTCATGTAAGATGAGGCAGGCAAGACCCATACTATGAAGCTGCTTGCCCTGGGTCCAGACCCAGGTACTGCGCCTGCCACATGCTTCCAGCCCAGCCAAAGTCAGCAGTGGCTCCTGGCCTCCACCCCAACCTGGTCCTCAGTCTACAGCTTCTGTGGCTTGAGATGGCGGGAGATAAAATGGCACAGTGGCCAGGCTCCTGTGTTTCATCTGTTTAACAAACAACACTGTGTATCAGGCAGGGGACACACTTGCTTATTAACACTGTAGCAATTCTATGAAGTTCATTGTTAGCCTATTTTACAGATGTAATAAAGGAGGCACAGAGAGCGTAACTACCTGACCTAATATCACACAGTTAGTGTGGAGCTGGGGTCTGGCCCCACATCTTTGCCCCTTTGGTGATGAATCTCTTGGGATGTGGGACAATAGTCATGCTTCCCTGGAGCGTAGGCATCTGTTCTATTGCTGCGAATCTGGTAGGATAGCCACCTTGGTAAAGACAGCAGAGGGACAGATGACCTCAGAGGCCACACAAGAAGCCAATTGAGATCTGCCTAGAAAGGATAGGATTTTGGACTTGGATTGGAGAGGGGACTGGAACATGTCCAGGGAACAAAAGGACAAGCATTGTACATACGTCCAGATTTCCTATAAGGGACCATTGGAGATGGTTGGATGGTCAGCTAGAAGTTGACCAAAGAGAGCTGTGGATGCCTGCTGTGGGTGAAGGCGGGGACTCGGGGCCGTTCTGTTCTGTGACCCTGCTGGGGTTGGGATGCAGTTGGCGGCAAGGAGAGTCGAGGAACAGTAATGGCAGAATCAGCTCTGGACATGTGAAGACTGCCAACCAGCAGAAGTTCTGCAACACACAGCGGTGGTGCAGGGTTGGAAGGACCCCGCGGAGCTAGGTGCAGGCCTCTGGGGAGGGACACTGCCTGGCTGGCACAGCATTCAGTTTCATCAACCCTAGGGCAATGTCACCACATGCCACCTTGTCACCAGGACCTGTTTCCCCTGGCAGGGAACTCAGCTCAGCTTCAGAGTCAGGTGCCCCCAGCCCATTACTGTGTTTTGAGACCTCACAGCAGGTTCAAGCCAAATGTGGGACCTGTGTCCTGGTGACTGTCACGTAGGTGGCAAAGCAGCCTATCGGATGCAAGGACACTGGGGTAGTCAGGTGCGGGGATCATCGTCTCCAGGGCTGAGCAGAGAAAAGCTCAAAGAGGGAGCTCCCAGTCCTGCGGATGATGTGTGGGCTCCTGGGATGGCTGTGGGTGGTGGGGGTAGGCTTGAGAGACAGCCCAGAATAGAAGAGCCAGGAAGAAGACAGTGGGAtgcaggaggtggtggtgttcATAACCTGGGACAAGGAGGCTGGATACGTGGTGGTGTGGTGAGCAGGAAGACTGGGGTAGACGGAGAGGTCAACTCAGGTCTGTGGTGAGATATGGGCTTGGCTGTGGGCAAGCAAAATGCAGAAGACAGTGGAAGCCCCACAATGGCCATGGCTTCGGGGAATCCCGCACCCTGCAGCCACGTGGACTCACAGGCTCTCGAGGTTTCTCATGTTCCTTTCCTCGGATGCCCTGCTTCTCAGCTGCATTGTCTGCCTTTTCACTTGTCATCCTGTTGCTCTGAGAATGTGTTTATCAGCTCCCCCGCCTCCCTGTGCTCCGATCCCTCCTAGCCCACACAGGAACTTCGCTGCCAGCCCTGGTGACTGGCAGTCAGCAGAAAGACTCACGAAATCAACCAAAACCAATCTGTGGGGGAATTTCCCAGGGAGAAAGAGCCAATTTCCTCCCAGGTTTAGGAACAGAATGGGAGTCAGGCTAGTGACTGACTACCTTCTGGGATATCAACAAGGCATGGGGAAGAATTGCTAGACTATCTGCCCTGGGGTAGGTGGGACCCACAGACCCTGAGAGGCCATGGTGCAAAGAGCCTCGAGGTAGCATTTGGGATGCTCAGCCAGACCAGCCTAGTAAACCAAGGCAGCATAAAAATCCTAGAGGGGTACCTCGCCTCTACGATCTGTCTTCACCTGTGACTTCAGTAGGGGGTGCAACACGGGAGGGAAGGCATGAGAGGGAAGAGGCTATGAGGAGAGGACTACCCATGGCAGGAAATCAAGTCCTGAATGGCTCACTCGGCCCTAGCAGAAGTCTCTACCTCGAGACACCAGTTGTCATGTAGTTGTCTCACGAGAGAAAATGACAGGTGGGAGGAGTCAAAGGGGAACAGTGTCCAGAACTGCAGGCTGGAGAAGGCAGACAGAGGAAGCCACTGTGAAAGGGACTGAAGACAGAGATTGGGTGCTGGTGACGTCCCTGAGGGTCAGGGACGTGAGCACGCAGAAAGCAGGTGCCCGGTAATACCTGGGCAATGGGAATGATAACCCTGCACATGTGAAACAGCCATATCTGGAGGGGGCAAGGCACCCTGAGCCGTCCCTATGACAGCACCGGAAGAACTCGCTATGAAACCACTCCCTTTTATCATGCAAAAGACTCAGACCTAGGCCTGAAAACTGACGAGGAACCTTTATGATGTGTGAGTTCCTGGAGCTGCTTGAACAAGGACTGAGAAGGGCTCAGCCCAGCTGGGCCAAGTGGCTATAGGATATGACTgcggatgtggggggggggggggtgttcccaTGACTCAGCATTCACCTACCACAATGAAATGAAGTACGTCACTTGAAAATGGGTTTTCGCTGGGtgatgatggtgcacgcctttaatgtcagtacttgggaggcaaagacaggcagatctcagtgagttcgaggccagcctggcctacaaagtgagttccagggcagccaggactacacagagaaaccctgtcttggaaaaaaaaattagttttcaccaaggtcatgatggaggaagCAACAGAGACAGGTGACCTAAGATTGTAGGAGcacatggactctggaccaacagttagggagcctgcatggagcCGACCTAGaccctttgcatgtgtgtgacagttgtgtagcttggtctgtttgtcaGGCTCCTAGAAGTGAAATCAGGGCCTGTCCCTGGCGCTTAGCAGGATTTTAGGAATCTGTTCTCCATGCTGGATCACCTTGTGGGAGGAGCTCGGTCCTACCTCAGCGTGATGTGCCTTGCTGTGCTCaagccatgggaggcctgctcctttctgagtGGAGACAGAGAAGTTGGTAGATAGGGAGGGGGTAGATGAGAgtgaggggggagaaggagaggaaggaggggaaactgatcagtatataaaataaaagaagaaatgttaataaatgagcagaagaaaatgagctTTCACAGAGCAAAGGCAACCTCTGGACATCTTTACCGTCAGTGTAGATGAGAACGCAGGCAGTGGCTCGGCCAGGTGAGGTCACGAGCTGGCTTCTCACTCCTTTTGCTGGCCAGACTCTAGAGTAAATTGGAGTTTGAAAGTGACAGGTTTTCCCATGGGGTGTGCTTTGGTGGAAGAGTGTCACTTCTGTTGCCAGGGCTCAGGAGCCCTCCTTAACCCCTGTTACCTGCTAGGTCATTCTGGTTGACAGGGCTGTGAGGTGTATAGAGATGTAgtctggccttggtaagctctcAAGATGGGCCTCCTGGACCAGTTACCCTGCTGGCTACCTCCCTGCTTATCGCAAGAGCTGCAGACATACGCTCTGAAAAACTCAGCGAagtttctgctttcatgtcaagCCCTCTAGAGTAGGAGGAGGCTCTGGTGCCTGATGGGACCCGAGTGATATCTGTCCCTCTGCTCTGGCTTCAGgagatccagctgtaggcaaGACAGCCCTGGTGCAGATGTTCCGCAGCGACGGGACCCATTTCCAGAAGAACTACACTCTGgtaagctggggctggagagtccCCACCTGGTCACAATGTAAAGAAACATGACCGTTAACCATGAGAGAATGACTTAGCAAAAACCCCAAGCAATGTCCTAAGAGGCCGAAGAAAGGACAGGGAAATGGTGACATGGAGATCCAGTTTCCACTGGCCACCAGTAAAGGACTGTGTCCCGAGGGGACTGGCCAGGAtgccacacctcccactcccagtGGGAGGTGGCCAGGGCCTCTGACTTCTGCTTGGCTGGGATTTCTCTGCAGGGAGGTGGGGTCTTGCCTTGTTCTGGGCCACCCCACTGCGGGGGCCCCCTAATGCCCATGATCTTGGTGTCCCCTGCAGACAACAGGTGTGGATTTGGTGGTGAAGACAGTGCCAGTTCTTGACACAAATGACAGTGTGGTGAGTGGTGGCCTGAAGCCAGGGCGCTTGGGGCTGCTCCTGTGGGCCAGGGGGCCCTCCCTGCAAGGGACATGGAGCAATGACACAGGGCATCTTTGAGGGAGGgcctgaggagggagaggaggactgGGATGTAGGCCTTACCAAAAGAACTTGGTATCTTTTGTCTGAGTTCTTAACAGGATCCCTGCAGAGACCCCACAGCTCTTGAGGGTGAACGGCACAATGCCATGTTTGTGTAGCTGCTCCCAGAGAGAGGGTCTGTAGCACTCACCGGGTCCTTAAGGAGAACCCTGAGCAAAATGAAAGACACGGGCATCCCTGATACCACAAGAAAGGCTGACACTGGAGCCACTGTGCAGGGCAGGTCATGGAGCAGACAGCGCTGCCTGCCGGGGGttcagagccaggcagaggggATTGCACCAGGAGGGGGCTCAGGGAGCTCGGAGGACTCGCTGGCTCGAGCAGCAGCACTGTGGATGGTCTCTGCCTGGGCTGGGAAGGCTGGGTGCCTTGTATCCAGAGTACATGCTCACACATCGTAGAGCGGTGACAGGCTGCCCTACTTTACGCACCGTCCCCAGGCTTCCTCCGTGACCTCCTTTATCAAGAATCCTTATGTGATCTGAGAATCCATTTGGTTAACAGAGTACAGAGTGGCCTTCTGGACACCGGAACACTTGTCAGCCTGCTTAGTGTTCTGGGCCGCCAGGTGGGCAGTCAGGCTGCTCCTGCGATGTTTGTGCTTGGGGTTGGGAAAGGTGAGCCAGGTCACCATGCCAGGTGGGTGGGAGCTATGCCTCTGCCCTTCGGACACTCTGGACTGTGCTCGCCGTCTCTCTGGGACTCGGAGAAGGCAGAGCATGTGTGAAAGCACCCATGCACATGGCATGTTTGCTCTGTCTGCTGTTGAGCCACGTCCACAGAGAGCTGGTGGGAAACCTTGACTCTTGCCGTGTCCCCTTCTGAGATGCACTTTTCTGGTCTCAGGAACTCTTCATTTTTGACTCTGCCGGCAAGGAGCTGTTCTCTGAAATGCTGGATAAATTGGCAAGTAGTGTGTTCTTTCTTCCTGCCCACCTCCACCAcccccttctccccagcccttcctccAGTGGCACTCCCCGAAGGGATACTCTGGGCCATCagaagtagccaggcaggatccTCTGAGGGGCATCCCTCCCAGCTGGGGCTTTGGGCCCTTGACAAGTAGGTGTTCCTGCTTGCTCAATATGGCCACGCCCTGCTCTGGAATGTGCCAGAAACGaatctgtctctccagcctgctaTTTCTGAACAGTCCCTTCTGGGGGGTCTTACAGCCCTCCCTGACCTCCCAGTACAGGACCACTGATTCCTTCCCCTCTAGGGACGCctacagccagaaaagaggctctGCCCCCTACACACACCAATAAAGGTTATCCCATTGGCCTTGTTCTGCCAAGTTCTCCAGAACAGTGGACTCTGCAGGCCCACACAGTCAGAGCAGGGCCTAATTGTATAGGGAGGTGGTACCAGAGCCTGAGCACCAGAGGGAGAACCCACAGCCAGGCAGGGGCATCCTGTGACCCCCATCATGGGCTGGCAGCAGGATATTTAAGGACTCCTAGGCCGACAGTCCATATGGAACCCCAACTCTTCACTGGGTGACAGAGCCCCCTCCAGGTGTTAGTGTAGGGTGATTAGGGCTGATGGCAGCACTCTGGGAGAAGCCAGAAGTGGTCCCAAGTTTTCACTAGTCCCCAAGTGAAAAGCCCACCGTTATGAAAAAGATGCGGGCAGACACATCCAGGGACTAGACAGTGAGGATACCGGCATCACCCTTTGTGGCCCATAGTGTGGGAGAACACTGTAGCCTTGTAGTGGCGGCTCTCATAGAACTATGATATGTAAGTTAGTAGAACCATAGTGGACAAGAGTGGGCACCTGGGTGGAAAACAGCCCTGTCCCCACTCCTGGCCACCCCTTGAGCCTGTCATCCAAGGCCAGTTATCGTCCTCTCTGAGGTGTTTTCTTCAGCTGCAAAGACTCTCCCAGACAGCCCTACCCTGGGCAGTGCAGTGATGCACTTGCGGCCCCAGTGAGAGGTGCCTGGCAGTCACTGCTCACCCAGGTTCCAGCTTGCCTCTCCCACATGAGTGCCACTGAGCCTGGCCTCCGTTCATTCTGTGCTGGACGGTGGCTGTCTGTGAGTGTGACAGTTTCCCAGCTCACAGCCCCCCTCATCCACTTCCCTGAATGCCGGGTTTCCCTGCATCCGAGCGTCCCTGTTACATCCCTGAACTGTTCTCCTGTCCCCTGCTTAGTGGGAAAACCCCAACGTCCTGTGTCTCGTCTACGATGTGACCAATGAGCAGTCCTTCAACAGCTGCACCAAGTGGCTGGAGAAGGTGCGGGCCCAGACTCCGGGTACCTTCCTTCCAGGTAGGAACTGCGGAGGGCCCCCTGCCCAGCAGTGCCTCTGTCCTTCAGCCCAAGGGCTTTAGGTCACTGCACACGCCGCTGTGGGAATAGGACAGGGGCCTGAATCTCTGAATCTTTGACCTCAACGTCCTTCACTGTGCCCTTGCTCTGCCTCCCTAAGCCTGGGGTGGGGAGACAGTGCCACCCACCAGGAAGTGTTGTGAGAGTCTGGATAATAAGAAGGAAGGGTGCTGCATTCTGAATTGATGTTTCCAGAACGCGAACTCCGGGGAGGAATCTCTCATTTTGCCCAGGACGCAGGGCACAAGTTACATTCCAGCTCTGTTGTCACTTCTGCATGCCTTAAATCAGTTTCTTTCTCATCCCTGTGTGAGATCAACAAATTCTCCTCATTAGAGGCCGGGGAAAGCAGCCTCCAGAGACGGGCTGAGAAATTAGCGCAGCTGAGGCAGCTGGGAACGGAGCTCAATTACCTGAGTCCCTGACTCCGAGCCCAGGCCCAAGATTAGCATTAATGACCATGTCTGATGTTGGttccatgtgctgggaattgTCACAAATGCTCTTCTGAACTTGGTCCAGGCCTGCCTGGCGCTTACAGCCCCAAGGAGATGAGAAACGTAGATATAGTTGAAGCCATGAGAGAACTCTGAGCTGCTTGTGCACAGCGAAGCCAACCTGTCCTCTGTGGCCCTTGGGGGCATTCCCTACTGGTACATGCCCCCTCAAGTGGTCAGCTCTGTCACCTGATGTGTCACACCCCCCCCCCTGCAGCTGACCTCCCATCCTGCCCCTTCAAAACACAATATTGTGGCTATTCCTTTTGAGCAGGTGTTTTAGTGGGGACTAAGACAGACCTGGCTGGCCGACGAACAGTGGATACTGCGCAGGCCCAGGCGTGGGCACTGGGTCAAGGCCTGGAATTCTTTGAAACGTCTGTGGTGAGTACCCCCACCCTCTGAGCCACTAATCTGGGGGAGCTCTGTGCTGGCGATTTGTTCATGACCCCAGGTGCGTGTAGTGGTTCTGCTCCCGGATGCAAATCTAAGTCTTGCATTCCACCCAGAATGGTCAGTGTGTATCGTGAGAGTCTTCTGCGTGGCACCAGGAAGCAGGGCAGACAGCCCACCCTAGGCAAGGCTGTGCGCATTTCAGAAAGACTTTGGAGTGGAAGGTGTTCCATCTCCCTGACCTTTGAACTGAAGGACACAGCGCTGTCGGCTCTCAGTTTGAGTGCAGCCTCCCTGAGAACTCTGTGAGACAGGAGTTGTCCTGTCCCCAGTTCAGCACTGGAGTGAAAATTGACTAGCCCAGACCGACATGACCAGGGTATACCCAAACCCCAGTCCCCCAGCTTCCCATCCTACAGGAACATCTAGCATCTTCTCTGATGTGAGAGCCCTCCTGCAGTGAGAGATGGTTCCCTGGCATCATCAGGGCTGTCCAGCACAGTGGCACACCTTCTTACATTTGGAGCGTTAAAAGTTAGGGCTTCCGGACACGTGCTTCTGGCCACACCACATACCTGTCCTGAGCCTCCCACCACAGGCACGCAGATGGCCCGGACACCGGTGTCTCGTCAGAAGCCACAGCCCTCCCTCAGGAGCATCATTGAAGAGTCCTGTTAGACCTGCAGTGGCTCCGTTGTGTGAGGTCCAACTTTGAGGTCTCTAGGCCCAATACTTTGGCTTCCCAAAGAAGTCAGTGGGGGAGTGCGTACCCTGGTGTCACCTCCTCCAGCCGCAGGCTCTGTCACACCTACAGAACAGCCTGTGCCTCTAGTGTCCCCCACTGGCACACTTCCCCAGCCAAAGCATAGCCTTCAGGGCATGTGTTAGAGCTGAACAGGCTCTGCACCCCCCCTCCAGGAATGGGATGTCTACCATGGGGCCTCAGGctcctcacctgtaaaatggggataGAACCTGCCCTTTGCTGATTGTCACATGCGGGAATGTAAGACACTTAACGCAATGTCCAGTCTAACTGAGTAGACACTCAGCGTGCTTGCTagctttttaaaacagaaatgattCCCTAAAATGGTGTTTTTGCTATTATTACTTGCGAAACCCTAGAGCCAGTGGCTGGTACAGAGATGGATGTTACCCCTGCCTTGAGTCCAGTTATCACAATCCGAGATTAATGGCGTTAAAATGAGAGCTCGCACTGCACAGGTCTCCCTGGCTATGCCGTGTCATGCACCTTTAAGTGAGCAGCGAGCTGCATACCCACAACTCCCCGTTCCCTCCCCCTCTGCCTTCATCAGTCACCATCTCCTCCCCCAACACCCATATTTCCCAGAAATTAAAACCTGTCCGAACGCATCAGTCACCCAAGGCTACTGGTCAGCTCTGTGCAGGTGTCAGAAGGATGCGTATAAATCCTGCTTGAAGAGGCTGCGGTTGGGCACTTGGTATTAACTGTGCGAGTTAACTAGTCCCCCCTGAGTTGCTGCTAACAGGAGCGCCACTGGCGGATCGGTTAAGAAAGCTGTAATTAAAAAAGGAACATAACCCAATGTGGTTTGAGATGCTGCCAAGCCCATCTCCTCGCTTCTCCCGAAGTGCAGCAGCCTTGAGGAGGAACCTCCATGGCCCTTTGCCTTTTAAACATCCCTCCATGTCTGGCATTTCAAGCCCCCCGAAAAAGTCAAAAAGAACTTCTTTGAACAAAGATTAAAGAATTTTCTAGACCGAAATCAAACCCATTGTTTATCGCTGAGGCAAGATTGTGCATAGAATGCAAGGGCAAGGCCAAGTTCACTG
The Microtus pennsylvanicus isolate mMicPen1 chromosome 2, mMicPen1.hap1, whole genome shotgun sequence DNA segment above includes these coding regions:
- the Ift27 gene encoding intraflagellar transport protein 27 homolog isoform X1, whose translation is MVKLAAKCILAGDPAVGKTALVQMFRSDGTHFQKNYTLTTGVDLVVKTVPVLDTNDSVELFIFDSAGKELFSEMLDKLWENPNVLCLVYDVTNEQSFNSCTKWLEKVRAQTPGTFLPGVLVGTKTDLAGRRTVDTAQAQAWALGQGLEFFETSVKEMDNYEAPFHCLAKQFHQLYREKVDMFHTLV
- the Ift27 gene encoding intraflagellar transport protein 27 homolog isoform X2, giving the protein MVKLAAKCILAGDPAVGKTALVQMFRSDGTHFQKNYTLELFIFDSAGKELFSEMLDKLWENPNVLCLVYDVTNEQSFNSCTKWLEKVRAQTPGTFLPGVLVGTKTDLAGRRTVDTAQAQAWALGQGLEFFETSVKEMDNYEAPFHCLAKQFHQLYREKVDMFHTLV